From one Geoalkalibacter halelectricus genomic stretch:
- the nuoD gene encoding NADH dehydrogenase (quinone) subunit D: protein MAATTETMTVNMGPQHPSTHGVLRLVLELEGENVVKATPHIGYLHRGVEKLSEYRTYHQVIPLTDRLDYLAPMANNLGYVLAVEKLLGITDAIPERAKVIRVMLAELTRIKSHLVWLACHALDIGAMTVFIYCFREREHIMEMYEKISGARMTSNYFRVGGLSADLPDGFEKQVREFVESMPGHIDTYEGLLTGNKIWQKRIKDVGVISGENALDIGITGSSLRGSGVDWDLRRDHPYSGYEEYEFKVPVSDGCDTWARYEVRLQEMRESCKIVLQTLDKLKPGPILADVPKVCLPPKKDVVETIEGLIHHFKLVTEGFKPEAGEIYQSIEAPKGELGFYLVSDGSGRPYRMKIRPPSFLNLQALPQMVQGRMIADVVAVIGTLDIVLGDIDR from the coding sequence ATGGCAGCGACAACCGAAACCATGACTGTAAATATGGGGCCCCAGCACCCTTCGACCCACGGGGTGTTGCGGCTCGTTCTGGAGCTTGAGGGCGAGAACGTCGTCAAGGCCACGCCGCATATCGGCTATCTGCATCGCGGGGTGGAAAAGCTCTCCGAGTATCGTACCTACCATCAGGTGATTCCCCTCACGGATCGTCTCGATTATCTGGCGCCCATGGCCAACAACCTGGGCTATGTCCTCGCGGTTGAGAAGCTGCTGGGAATCACCGATGCCATCCCAGAGCGGGCCAAGGTCATCCGGGTGATGCTCGCCGAGTTGACGCGAATCAAGAGTCACCTGGTATGGCTGGCCTGTCATGCCCTGGATATCGGCGCCATGACCGTCTTCATTTACTGTTTCCGTGAGCGCGAACACATCATGGAAATGTACGAGAAGATCTCGGGCGCGCGCATGACCTCCAATTATTTCCGCGTCGGCGGTCTTTCGGCCGATTTGCCGGACGGCTTCGAGAAGCAGGTGCGCGAATTCGTCGAGTCGATGCCCGGGCACATCGATACCTATGAGGGGCTGCTGACCGGCAACAAAATTTGGCAAAAGCGCATTAAGGATGTCGGCGTCATCAGCGGCGAAAACGCTCTGGATATCGGGATCACCGGTTCGAGTCTGCGTGGGTCCGGGGTGGATTGGGATCTGCGGCGCGACCATCCCTACAGCGGTTACGAGGAATATGAATTCAAGGTTCCGGTGAGTGACGGCTGCGATACCTGGGCCCGCTATGAGGTGCGCCTGCAGGAAATGCGCGAGTCCTGCAAGATAGTGCTTCAGACCCTCGACAAACTCAAGCCGGGCCCGATTCTTGCCGATGTGCCCAAGGTTTGTTTGCCGCCGAAAAAAGATGTGGTTGAAACCATCGAAGGTTTGATTCATCACTTCAAGCTTGTCACCGAAGGGTTCAAGCCTGAGGCTGGTGAAATCTACCAAAGTATCGAAGCTCCCAAGGGAGAACTTGGTTTCTACCTTGTTTCCGACGGTTCCGGGCGGCCTTATCGTATGAAGATTCGCCCGCCGTCCTTCCTGAACCTGCAGGCCTTGCCGCAGATGGTTCAAGGGCGGATGATCGCCGACGTGGTCGCGGTCATCGGAACTCTCGATATCGTTCTCGGCGATATCGACCGTTAA
- the rsxE gene encoding electron transport complex subunit RsxE translates to MLKNVFTRGIWRENPVFKLLLGLCPVLAVTTSAENGLGMGLATTFVLLCSNIVVSLLRHVIPGKVRIPAFIVVIASFVTLVQLGMEAYMYDLHKALGIFIPLIVANCLILGRAEAFASKNPLRAAIIDGLGMGLGFTLALFVLGAVRELLGAGTLLGVTLLGGGFQPFLLMILPPGAFITLGFLLAGMNRLEAARSRG, encoded by the coding sequence ATGTTGAAAAATGTCTTTACACGCGGAATCTGGCGGGAGAATCCGGTCTTTAAGCTGCTGCTGGGGCTGTGTCCCGTGTTGGCGGTGACCACCAGCGCCGAGAATGGACTGGGGATGGGCTTAGCGACGACCTTTGTGCTGCTGTGCTCGAACATCGTGGTGTCGTTGCTGCGCCACGTCATTCCCGGCAAGGTTCGCATTCCCGCCTTCATCGTCGTCATCGCCTCCTTTGTCACCCTGGTGCAATTGGGCATGGAAGCCTATATGTACGATCTGCACAAGGCCCTGGGGATTTTCATTCCCCTGATCGTCGCCAACTGCTTGATCCTGGGGCGCGCCGAGGCGTTTGCCTCAAAAAATCCCCTGCGCGCCGCAATCATCGACGGTCTCGGCATGGGATTGGGGTTTACCCTGGCCTTGTTTGTCCTCGGCGCCGTGCGTGAGCTTCTCGGGGCGGGAACCCTGCTCGGTGTGACCCTGCTCGGCGGCGGCTTTCAGCCCTTTCTCCTAATGATCCTGCCGCCGGGAGCCTTCATCACCCTGGGCTTTTTGCTCGCTGGCATGAACCGCCTGGAGGCCGCGCGCTCACGCGGTTGA
- a CDS encoding NuoB/complex I 20 kDa subunit family protein: MGVDQPLGSNFVTTSLDKVVNWSRSRSLWPMTFGLACCAIEMMATGAARFDLDRFGVLFRASPRQADLIVIAGTVTKKMLPVIQTVYDQMPEPRYVIAMGACACSGGVFDTYSTVQGVDEALPVDVYIPGCPPRPEGLLYGLLKLQEKIMKERNTFGAAIGLGEVVREV, encoded by the coding sequence ATGGGAGTAGATCAGCCTCTGGGAAGCAACTTTGTCACCACCAGCCTGGACAAGGTCGTCAACTGGTCCCGGTCCCGTTCTCTCTGGCCGATGACATTCGGTCTGGCCTGCTGCGCCATCGAGATGATGGCCACCGGCGCCGCCCGCTTTGACCTCGACCGCTTCGGCGTTCTCTTTCGCGCTTCGCCGCGGCAGGCCGATTTGATCGTCATTGCCGGAACGGTGACCAAGAAGATGCTCCCTGTGATCCAGACGGTTTACGACCAGATGCCCGAACCGCGCTATGTCATCGCCATGGGCGCCTGTGCCTGCTCCGGCGGGGTTTTTGATACCTATAGCACGGTGCAGGGTGTCGACGAGGCTCTTCCCGTCGATGTTTACATTCCCGGTTGTCCTCCGCGCCCCGAGGGGCTGCTGTACGGGTTGCTCAAGCTCCAGGAGAAGATCATGAAGGAGCGCAACACCTTCGGGGCCGCCATCGGGCTTGGCGAGGTCGTCAGGGAGGTTTGA
- the nuoE gene encoding NADH-quinone oxidoreductase subunit NuoE: protein MSNAEAPVAPEQEEIDLGPANQVIDKYLNLKGALMPVLQEVQDAYGYLPEPCIHLIAERLNVYLSQIYGVLTFYAQFHLEPRGKYIVRVCMGTACHVKGAGRIADTLSDMLGIGHAETTEDLKFTVEHVACIGACGMAPVIMVNEATYGSISVKKMEEVVEKYRAMD from the coding sequence ATGAGTAACGCTGAAGCGCCGGTGGCACCCGAGCAGGAAGAAATCGATCTTGGCCCCGCCAACCAGGTGATTGATAAATATCTCAACCTCAAGGGCGCCCTGATGCCGGTTCTGCAGGAAGTGCAGGACGCCTACGGCTATCTTCCCGAGCCCTGCATTCATTTGATTGCTGAGCGGCTCAATGTCTACCTGAGCCAGATTTATGGGGTGTTGACCTTCTACGCGCAGTTCCACCTCGAGCCACGCGGGAAATACATCGTGCGTGTCTGCATGGGGACCGCGTGTCACGTCAAGGGGGCGGGCCGCATTGCCGATACGCTTTCTGACATGTTGGGCATAGGTCATGCGGAAACCACCGAGGATCTCAAGTTCACCGTTGAGCACGTGGCCTGCATCGGCGCCTGCGGGATGGCTCCCGTCATCATGGTCAACGAGGCCACCTACGGCAGTATTTCGGTGAAAAAGATGGAAGAAGTCGTCGAAAAATACCGGGCGATGGATTAA
- a CDS encoding RnfABCDGE type electron transport complex subunit B, protein MLAAILSLGGIGLIAAIILGLAAKKFAVEVDPRELALLDALPGANCGACGYPGCSGFARALAEGRADPADCTPGGKETVAEIARILGVAATSPEPRIAVVLCQGDRNRAADKYRYLGIEDCNAAQKLAEGPKQCPGGCLGLGSCRRVCPFGAIEITPAGLAVISRELCTGCTKCVAVCPREVIRMTPAAAEVHVLCNSHDKGAVVRKYCSIGCIACHICHKAAPQAYVIEDFLARVDYAQGAAAAAAVDKCPTKCIRDFARGYPEGCTFGGGACAAPSDVAA, encoded by the coding sequence ATGCTTGCAGCAATCTTGAGTTTGGGCGGTATCGGTCTGATCGCGGCGATCATTCTGGGGCTGGCCGCGAAAAAGTTCGCCGTGGAAGTGGATCCTCGCGAACTCGCATTGCTCGATGCGCTGCCGGGAGCCAACTGTGGCGCTTGCGGCTACCCCGGGTGTTCGGGCTTTGCTCGCGCCCTGGCAGAGGGCCGCGCGGACCCCGCTGATTGCACTCCGGGAGGCAAGGAAACCGTGGCCGAGATCGCGCGGATTCTGGGCGTGGCGGCGACCAGCCCCGAGCCGCGCATCGCGGTGGTGCTGTGTCAAGGCGATCGCAATCGGGCCGCGGACAAGTACCGCTATCTGGGCATCGAGGACTGCAACGCGGCGCAGAAGCTTGCCGAAGGACCCAAGCAATGTCCTGGCGGCTGCCTGGGCCTTGGAAGCTGCCGGCGCGTTTGTCCTTTCGGCGCCATCGAGATAACCCCGGCGGGATTGGCGGTCATCAGCCGCGAGCTGTGCACCGGCTGCACCAAGTGCGTCGCGGTCTGTCCGCGCGAGGTGATTCGCATGACCCCCGCGGCCGCCGAGGTGCATGTGCTGTGCAACAGCCACGACAAGGGCGCCGTGGTGCGCAAGTACTGCTCGATCGGCTGCATCGCCTGCCACATCTGCCACAAGGCCGCTCCACAGGCCTACGTTATAGAGGATTTTCTGGCGCGGGTCGACTACGCACAGGGCGCCGCGGCCGCGGCGGCGGTGGATAAATGCCCGACCAAGTGCATCCGTGATTTTGCCCGCGGCTATCCCGAGGGCTGTACTTTCGGCGGCGGCGCTTGCGCTGCTCCATCGGACGTTGCGGCCTAA
- a CDS encoding RnfABCDGE type electron transport complex subunit D — MDQKLYLSSPPHIRAEQSTEQIMRAVIYALLPACAVAVYFFGLPALRVLVLCTLACVLIEVLCQKLMGRPLTWRDGSAALTGILLALNLPPSSPWWLVLIGAVVAIAVAKQIFGGLGHNPFNPALVARVVLLISFPVQMTTWSAPSPWGSDFHTLTTATPLGEMQSAVMLTGELPAALQQNTLNYLLGNMGGSLGEVSALALLLGAGFLFWKRVITWHIPVSFLASVVVLAGFFWLLDPSRYPSPLFHLLTGGLMLGVFFMATDMVTSPVTPLGMVIFGVGCGLLTVLIRLFGGYPEGVSFAILLMNAATPLIDRYTRPRVFGTVTAKAKA; from the coding sequence GTGGACCAGAAGCTCTATCTTTCCTCGCCTCCCCACATCCGCGCCGAGCAGAGCACCGAACAGATCATGCGCGCGGTTATCTATGCTCTGTTGCCGGCTTGTGCGGTGGCGGTGTATTTTTTCGGCCTGCCCGCCCTGCGGGTGCTGGTTTTGTGCACCCTGGCGTGCGTTTTAATCGAGGTGCTCTGCCAAAAACTCATGGGCCGGCCCCTGACCTGGCGCGACGGCAGCGCGGCGCTGACCGGCATTTTACTCGCCCTCAACCTGCCGCCTTCGAGCCCCTGGTGGTTGGTGCTGATCGGCGCGGTTGTCGCCATCGCGGTGGCCAAGCAGATCTTTGGCGGCCTTGGCCACAATCCTTTCAACCCGGCTCTGGTGGCCCGGGTGGTGCTGCTGATTTCCTTTCCGGTGCAGATGACCACCTGGAGCGCGCCTTCGCCGTGGGGATCGGATTTTCACACCCTGACCACCGCCACTCCCCTGGGCGAGATGCAAAGCGCGGTGATGCTCACCGGCGAACTGCCCGCCGCGCTGCAGCAAAACACCCTCAACTATCTGCTCGGCAACATGGGCGGCTCCCTCGGCGAGGTTTCCGCCTTGGCCCTGCTGCTGGGAGCCGGGTTCTTGTTCTGGAAGCGCGTCATTACCTGGCACATCCCGGTGAGTTTTCTCGCCAGCGTGGTGGTGCTGGCTGGGTTTTTCTGGCTCCTCGACCCCTCCCGCTATCCCAGCCCCCTGTTTCACCTGTTGACCGGCGGTCTGATGCTCGGGGTCTTTTTCATGGCCACCGACATGGTGACCTCGCCCGTGACCCCCCTCGGCATGGTGATCTTCGGGGTCGGCTGCGGTCTGCTGACCGTGCTGATCCGGCTGTTCGGCGGCTATCCCGAGGGGGTGTCCTTCGCCATCTTGCTCATGAATGCCGCCACGCCCCTCATCGACCGCTATACCCGGCCGCGTGTCTTCGGCACGGTGACGGCCAAGGCCAAGGCTTAA
- a CDS encoding molybdopterin molybdotransferase MoeA, translating to MLSFEDARNLVLAHTPTLGTERIALFDAGGRVLAEDIHALWDLPPWDNSAMDGYAVRAVDCAPGRALPVSAYLPAGATPGATLAPGAAIKIMTGAPLPAGADTIVPFEELREGENEIWLRSAPKPGAHVRCRGEDLARGALAIAAGTLLRPAEIGLLATFGKVLIPVFRRARVAILATGDELVEPGEPLAHGRIINSNAAALAAALREIGAEPLLLGIARDNEESHRRLITEGLRADALITSAGISTGDRDLVRETLLELGATEIFWKIDIKPGRPTAFFRAGATPVFCLPGNPVATLITFEELAKPALLKMMGLHRVIAPFIKGTLLEEVRKKPGRGQFLRVALEIRAGRILVRTSGDQNTGILRTLVGASGLVYLPADAAHLPVGSEVDVHVLGQLRESPPEAP from the coding sequence ATGCTCAGCTTTGAAGATGCCCGCAATCTCGTTCTCGCCCACACACCGACCCTGGGCACGGAGCGCATCGCCCTTTTTGATGCCGGCGGCCGCGTTCTTGCCGAAGACATCCATGCGCTCTGGGATCTGCCGCCCTGGGACAACTCGGCCATGGACGGCTATGCGGTGCGCGCGGTGGACTGTGCGCCGGGACGCGCTTTGCCGGTCAGCGCCTATCTACCCGCCGGCGCGACGCCCGGCGCAACGCTTGCACCCGGGGCCGCGATCAAAATCATGACCGGTGCCCCCCTGCCCGCCGGGGCCGACACCATCGTGCCCTTCGAAGAGCTCAGGGAGGGCGAAAACGAGATTTGGCTGCGCAGCGCGCCCAAACCGGGGGCGCACGTTCGTTGCCGCGGGGAGGACCTCGCGCGCGGCGCCCTGGCGATCGCTGCCGGAACCCTGCTGCGCCCCGCGGAGATCGGCCTGCTGGCGACCTTCGGTAAGGTTTTGATTCCAGTGTTTCGCCGCGCCCGAGTTGCGATTCTGGCAACGGGCGATGAGTTGGTCGAACCCGGCGAACCACTTGCGCACGGGCGCATAATCAACAGCAACGCCGCGGCCCTGGCCGCCGCCCTGCGCGAGATCGGCGCCGAGCCCCTGCTGCTGGGAATCGCTCGCGACAATGAAGAAAGCCATCGGCGCCTGATCACCGAGGGACTGCGGGCGGATGCGCTCATCACCTCGGCGGGGATTTCAACCGGCGACCGCGACCTGGTGCGCGAAACCTTGCTGGAACTCGGAGCCACGGAAATATTCTGGAAAATCGATATCAAGCCGGGGCGCCCCACGGCGTTTTTCCGCGCCGGCGCCACACCGGTGTTTTGCCTGCCCGGCAACCCGGTCGCAACCCTGATCACCTTTGAGGAGCTGGCCAAACCCGCGCTGCTGAAAATGATGGGGCTTCACCGGGTGATTGCGCCCTTCATCAAAGGCACCCTGCTCGAGGAGGTGCGCAAGAAGCCGGGGCGCGGGCAGTTTTTGCGCGTGGCCCTGGAAATCCGCGCGGGACGTATCCTGGTGCGCACCAGCGGCGACCAGAACACCGGCATCCTGCGCACCCTGGTCGGTGCGAGCGGCCTGGTGTACCTGCCTGCCGACGCCGCGCACCTCCCGGTCGGTAGCGAGGTGGACGTCCATGTGCTCGGGCAGCTGCGCGAGAGTCCGCCAGAGGCGCCCTGA
- the rsxC gene encoding electron transport complex subunit RsxC, whose product MTKKYKTFRGGLHPPENKAGSAHKPIEDCPLPAELVIPLSLHVGVPAEVCVAPGEQVLKGQMIGRARGLVSVPVHASTSGEVIAVEPRPHPSGKVLEAVVLRPDGADTPCDRVGEDQVHDWSATELLERIREAGIVGLGGATFPAHIKLSPPPQKPIDVLIINGAECEPYLTADHRLMVEQAEQVVRGSDIFRRVLGAKRVCVGIESNKPDAIQAMRRACTAAGMEVVVLATKYPQGAEKQLIFALTGREVPRGALPMDIGALVQNVGTAAATAEALSSGMPLIERVVTVAGPGVAEAKNLRVRIGTPLAHLVDYCGGIRGNLAKVLVGGPMMGAAQLGLDVPVVPATSGVLLLREEDLVLRPEGPCIRCGRCVQVCPSRLCPTTIAAYARLGRMDEAKDYNAMDCIECGSCSYTCPSAIPLVQSIRHAKASILAQRKKH is encoded by the coding sequence ATGACCAAGAAGTATAAAACCTTTCGCGGCGGCTTGCATCCGCCGGAGAACAAGGCGGGATCGGCGCACAAGCCCATCGAGGACTGCCCCCTGCCCGCGGAGCTGGTCATTCCCCTCTCTTTGCATGTCGGCGTTCCGGCCGAGGTGTGCGTGGCGCCAGGCGAGCAGGTGCTTAAAGGGCAGATGATCGGGCGGGCGCGCGGCCTGGTTTCGGTGCCGGTGCACGCCTCCACCTCGGGCGAGGTGATCGCGGTGGAGCCGCGGCCCCATCCCTCCGGAAAAGTTCTCGAGGCGGTGGTGCTTCGCCCCGACGGTGCGGATACCCCCTGCGACCGGGTCGGCGAGGACCAGGTGCATGACTGGTCCGCTACGGAGTTGCTCGAGCGGATTCGCGAGGCCGGCATCGTCGGTCTGGGCGGCGCCACCTTTCCCGCCCATATCAAGCTTTCTCCGCCGCCGCAAAAACCCATCGACGTACTGATCATCAACGGCGCCGAATGTGAACCCTATCTGACCGCCGATCATCGCCTGATGGTTGAGCAGGCCGAACAGGTCGTGCGCGGCAGCGATATCTTTCGCCGCGTTCTCGGCGCAAAACGGGTGTGCGTGGGGATCGAGAGCAACAAGCCGGATGCGATACAGGCCATGCGCCGCGCTTGTACCGCCGCTGGAATGGAAGTGGTGGTGCTTGCCACCAAATATCCCCAGGGGGCGGAAAAGCAGCTGATTTTTGCCCTGACCGGACGGGAGGTGCCGCGCGGCGCTCTGCCCATGGACATCGGGGCCCTGGTGCAAAACGTGGGCACCGCCGCGGCGACCGCGGAGGCCCTGAGCAGCGGCATGCCCCTGATCGAGCGAGTGGTGACGGTGGCCGGACCCGGGGTGGCCGAGGCGAAAAACCTGCGGGTTCGCATCGGCACCCCTCTTGCCCATCTTGTCGACTATTGTGGCGGGATCCGCGGCAACCTAGCCAAGGTTCTGGTCGGAGGACCGATGATGGGTGCCGCGCAGCTCGGGCTCGACGTCCCCGTGGTGCCGGCGACCTCGGGCGTGCTGCTGCTGCGCGAGGAAGATCTGGTCCTGCGCCCCGAGGGCCCGTGCATCCGCTGCGGGCGCTGCGTGCAGGTCTGCCCGTCGCGCCTTTGTCCCACCACCATCGCCGCCTATGCCCGCCTCGGCCGCATGGACGAGGCCAAGGATTACAACGCCATGGATTGCATCGAATGCGGCAGCTGCTCCTACACCTGCCCCTCGGCCATCCCCTTGGTGCAGTCCATCCGTCATGCCAAGGCGTCGATCCTGGCGCAAAGAAAGAAGCACTGA
- the nuoF gene encoding NADH-quinone oxidoreductase subunit NuoF, producing MAAFEDQIRVLICQGTGGLAAGAKPVEEAFQAEFDKHGVDAKVGKRCTLVGTGCRGLCANDVLVDIVIPGQAAVTYDFVKPEMVPQIVEEHILQGQVVEKKKAGPYYQKFLEKQMRVVFSRCGTIDAESLDDFLAMEGFSGIKKAVTMTPQEVIEEVKKSGLRGRGGGGFPTGVKWSFCAASPGKEKYLICNADEGDPGAFMDRSILEGDPYGLIEGMMIASYAIGAEFGYVYVRAEYPLAIKRLQKAIDVCYEKGFLGKNCLGLGFNFDLRIKAGAGAFVCGEETALMASIEGERGMPRPRPPFPAVRGLWTKPTNINNVETFANVSYIFYRGGDWFASIGTEGTKGTKIFALTGKVKHTGLVEVPAGITMREVIYDVCGGILNNRKFKAVQAGGPSGGCLPGEAIDAEVDYDSLIKAGAMMGSGGLVVMDETTCMVDIARFFLNFTRMESCGKCVPCRIGLKLMLDILERITEGRGQEGDIELLEDMCYDIKKASLCGLGQTAPNPVLSTIRYFRHEYEAHIHNQRCPSNSCKALLKFEVVDAACKKCGLCYKICPVDAVIWEKGQLAVIDKEKCTKCTSCYDACRFMAIE from the coding sequence ATGGCCGCGTTCGAAGATCAGATCAGGGTACTCATTTGCCAGGGAACGGGTGGTCTGGCCGCTGGCGCCAAACCCGTCGAGGAGGCCTTTCAGGCCGAGTTTGATAAGCACGGCGTCGATGCCAAGGTCGGCAAGCGCTGTACCTTGGTCGGAACCGGCTGCCGCGGGCTGTGTGCCAACGACGTGCTGGTCGATATCGTGATCCCCGGCCAGGCGGCCGTGACCTACGACTTTGTCAAGCCGGAGATGGTGCCACAGATCGTCGAGGAGCACATCCTGCAGGGGCAGGTGGTGGAGAAGAAAAAAGCCGGCCCCTATTATCAGAAGTTTCTGGAAAAGCAGATGCGCGTGGTGTTCTCGCGCTGCGGGACCATCGATGCCGAGAGTCTTGACGACTTCCTCGCCATGGAAGGTTTTTCGGGGATAAAAAAGGCCGTCACCATGACCCCCCAGGAGGTCATCGAAGAGGTCAAGAAATCCGGCCTGCGCGGGCGCGGGGGCGGTGGTTTTCCGACCGGGGTCAAGTGGAGTTTTTGCGCCGCCTCGCCCGGCAAGGAAAAGTATCTGATCTGCAACGCCGACGAAGGCGATCCCGGCGCGTTCATGGATCGCTCCATCCTCGAAGGCGATCCCTATGGGTTGATCGAGGGGATGATGATCGCCTCCTACGCCATCGGCGCCGAATTCGGCTATGTCTATGTGCGTGCCGAGTATCCCCTGGCCATCAAGCGCCTGCAAAAAGCCATTGACGTCTGCTACGAAAAGGGGTTTCTCGGCAAGAACTGCCTGGGGCTCGGATTCAACTTCGACCTGCGCATCAAGGCCGGCGCCGGGGCCTTCGTCTGCGGCGAGGAAACCGCCCTGATGGCCTCCATCGAGGGTGAGCGCGGCATGCCGCGCCCGCGCCCGCCTTTCCCCGCGGTGCGCGGCCTGTGGACCAAGCCCACCAACATCAACAACGTGGAAACCTTCGCCAACGTTTCCTACATCTTCTATCGCGGCGGCGACTGGTTCGCCTCCATCGGCACCGAGGGCACCAAAGGCACCAAGATCTTCGCCCTCACCGGCAAGGTCAAGCATACCGGCCTTGTCGAGGTTCCCGCCGGCATCACCATGCGCGAGGTTATCTACGACGTCTGCGGTGGTATTCTCAATAACCGCAAGTTCAAGGCCGTTCAGGCCGGGGGGCCCTCGGGCGGTTGTCTGCCCGGCGAGGCGATCGACGCCGAGGTCGATTACGATTCGCTGATCAAGGCGGGAGCGATGATGGGCTCCGGTGGTCTGGTCGTCATGGACGAAACCACCTGCATGGTCGACATCGCACGCTTCTTCCTCAACTTCACCCGCATGGAGTCCTGCGGCAAATGCGTTCCCTGCCGAATCGGCCTCAAGCTTATGCTCGATATCCTCGAGCGCATTACCGAGGGTAGGGGCCAGGAAGGCGATATCGAACTGCTCGAGGACATGTGCTACGACATCAAGAAAGCCTCGCTTTGCGGTCTTGGCCAAACGGCGCCGAACCCGGTGCTTTCAACCATCCGCTACTTTCGCCATGAATACGAGGCGCACATCCACAATCAGAGGTGTCCGTCAAATTCCTGCAAGGCGCTGCTCAAGTTTGAAGTCGTCGACGCTGCCTGCAAGAAATGTGGCCTGTGCTACAAGATCTGTCCCGTCGATGCCGTTATTTGGGAAAAGGGACAACTTGCCGTCATCGATAAGGAAAAGTGCACCAAGTGCACATCCTGCTATGATGCCTGCCGCTTCATGGCCATCGAATAG
- a CDS encoding NADH-quinone oxidoreductase subunit A: protein MLDAYLPVLVLIGIALAFALGSVIFSGLIGMKKRDPSPVKFAPYECGLPPVGSARERVSIKFYLVAVAFIVFDLEVVFMYPWAVVFKQLGLYGAAVMGVFVFVLIVGFIYDWKKGALEWE from the coding sequence ATGCTTGACGCTTATCTGCCGGTTCTTGTCCTCATCGGAATCGCACTGGCTTTCGCCCTCGGTTCGGTGATTTTCTCCGGCTTGATCGGGATGAAGAAGCGCGATCCGAGCCCTGTCAAGTTTGCCCCCTATGAGTGCGGTCTGCCGCCCGTTGGGTCCGCGCGCGAGCGCGTTTCCATCAAATTTTATCTGGTGGCGGTCGCCTTTATCGTGTTCGATCTCGAGGTGGTCTTCATGTACCCCTGGGCGGTGGTGTTCAAGCAGTTGGGTCTTTATGGCGCCGCGGTCATGGGGGTTTTTGTGTTTGTCCTCATCGTCGGCTTCATCTATGACTGGAAAAAAGGAGCACTGGAATGGGAGTAG
- a CDS encoding NADH-quinone oxidoreductase subunit C: MTDQAVVEKLKAKFPSAVLDVKEFRGEVTVTVKAEDVLSICAYCKNDLGFTMLADLCGVDLLAMGGSGPRFQVVYNIYNMKAKQRLRLKAPVTESDPRIDTVSGVWGSANWLERECWDLMGISFNNHPDLRRILMPDDWVGHPLRKDYPVQGPGREPYQGREV; the protein is encoded by the coding sequence ATGACCGATCAGGCTGTAGTAGAAAAGCTCAAGGCGAAATTCCCTTCCGCGGTGCTCGACGTCAAGGAGTTTCGCGGCGAGGTGACGGTTACGGTGAAGGCCGAGGATGTCCTGTCCATCTGTGCCTATTGCAAGAATGACTTGGGCTTCACCATGCTTGCCGACCTGTGTGGGGTTGATCTGCTCGCCATGGGCGGGTCGGGGCCGCGCTTTCAGGTGGTCTACAACATCTACAACATGAAGGCCAAGCAAAGGTTGCGGCTCAAGGCGCCCGTGACCGAGAGCGATCCGCGCATCGATACCGTCAGCGGAGTGTGGGGCTCGGCCAACTGGCTGGAGCGCGAATGCTGGGATCTCATGGGCATTTCCTTCAATAATCATCCCGATTTGCGCCGCATTCTCATGCCCGACGATTGGGTCGGCCATCCCCTGCGCAAGGACTACCCGGTTCAGGGTCCTGGTCGCGAGCCCTATCAGGGTCGGGAAGTTTGA
- a CDS encoding RnfABCDGE type electron transport complex subunit G: MKELFRLALVLTLITAGAGLVLSMAEQLTREPIAEQRRQETLRALRTVLPQFDNQPDQDSLTLEVGYDRRGNPLERTVYRGRFEGEFSGAAFVMIAPDGYSGNIEVMVGITPAGAVSGIAILHHAETPGLGDKIEDDWFRGQFTGQTRDSVRWAVKKDGGDFDQLTGATISARAVVGAVLQGVEFFRAQRDVILAPADRQEGGA, from the coding sequence ATGAAAGAACTTTTCCGTCTCGCCCTGGTTCTGACCCTGATCACCGCCGGTGCCGGATTGGTGCTGTCGATGGCCGAGCAGTTGACCCGCGAACCCATCGCCGAGCAGCGGCGCCAGGAAACCCTGCGCGCCTTGCGCACCGTTTTGCCCCAGTTCGACAATCAGCCCGATCAGGACAGCCTGACCCTTGAAGTCGGCTACGACCGACGCGGCAATCCCCTTGAACGCACCGTCTACCGGGGACGTTTCGAAGGCGAATTCAGCGGCGCCGCTTTTGTCATGATCGCGCCCGATGGCTACAGCGGCAATATCGAGGTCATGGTCGGGATCACGCCCGCGGGAGCGGTATCCGGCATCGCCATTTTGCACCACGCGGAAACCCCGGGGCTGGGCGATAAGATTGAGGATGACTGGTTCCGAGGACAGTTCACCGGCCAGACCCGCGACAGCGTGCGTTGGGCGGTGAAAAAAGATGGCGGTGATTTCGATCAGCTGACCGGCGCGACCATTTCCGCGCGGGCCGTGGTGGGAGCGGTGCTTCAGGGGGTGGAATTTTTTCGCGCCCAGCGCGACGTGATTCTTGCTCCGGCCGACCGGCAGGAGGGGGGCGCCTGA